A genomic stretch from Leptotrichia sp. HSP-536 includes:
- a CDS encoding glycoside hydrolase family 10 protein, whose translation MKSILEKISLLAITVLTAATLNASNIIVGNNNNAAKVSNQKVTKNKELRGVWVASVSNIDWPSKKGLSVDQQKREFLTILDNVKKWNMNAVFVQVKPTADAFYPSKYSPWSEYLTGTQGVNPGYDPLKFMIDEAHKRGIEFHAWFNPYRLSTSGSRDRLSSDNIGRKKPEWTVAYGGQLYLNPGIPEVNDYVVNSIVEVVKNYDIDGVHMDDYFYPYKVKNQEYPDSAQYQKYGNKFATVADWRRNNVNTLVEKLHKSIKKENKNVEFGISPFGVWRNSSTDPVRGSETKAGVQNYDDLYADILLWMNNGWIDYVAPQIYWNQGHKAAEYNTLVKWWSKYAGQTNTNLYIGQAAYKINEWKDAKELINQINFNRNYPEVKGSIFFSYKSLLTNPKNATNSLAQGPYSNSGN comes from the coding sequence GTGAAATCAATTTTAGAGAAAATATCATTATTAGCAATTACAGTTTTAACGGCAGCTACATTGAATGCTTCTAATATCATAGTAGGAAATAATAACAATGCAGCGAAAGTTAGTAATCAAAAGGTTACAAAAAATAAGGAATTAAGAGGTGTCTGGGTAGCAAGTGTCAGCAATATTGACTGGCCTTCTAAAAAAGGACTTAGTGTGGATCAACAAAAAAGGGAATTTTTGACAATCCTTGATAATGTGAAGAAATGGAATATGAATGCGGTGTTTGTTCAAGTAAAACCTACAGCGGATGCTTTTTATCCATCTAAATACTCACCATGGTCTGAATATTTGACAGGAACTCAAGGAGTAAATCCTGGATACGATCCATTAAAATTTATGATTGATGAAGCACATAAAAGAGGCATCGAGTTTCACGCATGGTTTAATCCGTACAGACTTTCGACTTCAGGTTCAAGAGATAGATTATCAAGTGATAATATTGGACGTAAGAAACCTGAATGGACAGTGGCTTATGGAGGGCAGTTATACTTGAATCCAGGGATTCCTGAAGTAAATGATTATGTTGTAAACAGTATTGTTGAAGTTGTGAAAAATTATGACATTGATGGTGTTCATATGGATGATTATTTTTATCCATACAAAGTTAAAAATCAAGAATATCCTGATTCTGCACAATATCAAAAATATGGAAATAAATTTGCTACAGTTGCAGATTGGAGAAGAAATAACGTAAATACTTTAGTTGAAAAATTACATAAATCAATTAAGAAAGAAAACAAAAATGTGGAATTCGGGATAAGTCCGTTTGGAGTATGGAGAAATTCTTCTACTGATCCAGTAAGAGGTTCTGAAACAAAAGCAGGAGTTCAAAATTATGATGATTTATATGCAGATATTCTACTTTGGATGAATAATGGATGGATAGATTATGTAGCACCTCAAATTTATTGGAATCAAGGACATAAAGCTGCTGAGTACAATACGCTTGTAAAATGGTGGAGTAAATATGCAGGACAAACAAATACAAACTTGTATATCGGACAGGCCGCATACAAAATAAACGAGTGGAAAGATGCTAAAGAGTTAATAAATCAGATAAATTTCAATAGAAATTATCCAGAAGTAAAAGGAAGTATATTTTTTAGCTACAAGTCGTTATTAACAAATCCTAAAAATGCTACAAATAGTTTAGCACAAGGGCCTTATTCTAATAGTGGCAATTAG
- the argC gene encoding N-acetyl-gamma-glutamyl-phosphate reductase codes for MIKVGVIGATGYAGQQLVWILNNHKEVEIEFISSYSNAGENMGDVYANYKKYFEKKLISQEEAEKSFGKIDVLFLALPHGLSEKMTKKALENDVKVFDLGADFRLDDSEIYEKWYDVKHEFPEINQNAIYGLPELNREKIKKSQVIACPGCYPTSAILGTAPLLKNKVVKADKIIIDSKSGVSGAGRNAKIDTIFTEVNENFKAYGVLKHRHTPEIKQEMDKLSESDINVVFTPHLLPISRGILSTIYLEVNNEWKETLTEEKIYEIYNEFYKNEYFIRVTENLPEIKNVKNSNICEIGVRYDSNTGNIIVISAIDNLIKGAGGQAVQSMNIMFGFEENMGLEFLSMYI; via the coding sequence ATGATAAAAGTTGGAGTTATTGGAGCGACTGGATATGCTGGACAGCAGTTAGTATGGATATTGAATAACCATAAAGAAGTGGAAATTGAGTTTATTTCTTCGTATTCAAATGCTGGGGAAAATATGGGGGATGTGTATGCGAATTATAAAAAATATTTTGAAAAAAAATTGATTTCTCAGGAAGAGGCTGAAAAGAGTTTTGGAAAAATTGATGTGCTGTTTTTGGCATTGCCCCATGGATTGTCGGAAAAGATGACTAAGAAGGCACTTGAAAATGATGTAAAAGTTTTTGATTTGGGAGCGGATTTCAGATTGGATGATTCAGAAATTTATGAAAAATGGTATGATGTTAAACATGAGTTTCCTGAAATTAATCAGAATGCAATTTATGGATTGCCTGAACTGAATAGAGAGAAAATAAAGAAAAGTCAAGTTATTGCTTGTCCTGGCTGTTATCCGACATCGGCGATATTGGGGACAGCACCACTTTTGAAAAATAAAGTTGTAAAAGCGGATAAAATAATAATTGATTCAAAATCTGGAGTTTCAGGAGCAGGGAGAAATGCGAAAATAGATACGATTTTTACAGAAGTAAATGAAAACTTTAAGGCTTACGGAGTTTTAAAGCATAGACATACGCCTGAAATAAAGCAGGAAATGGATAAATTATCAGAAAGCGATATAAACGTAGTGTTTACTCCACATTTATTACCGATAAGTAGAGGGATTCTTTCAACAATTTATTTGGAAGTGAACAATGAATGGAAAGAAACTCTGACGGAAGAAAAAATTTATGAAATTTATAATGAGTTTTATAAAAATGAGTATTTTATAAGAGTTACCGAAAATTTGCCTGAGATAAAGAATGTAAAAAATAGCAATATTTGTGAAATTGGTGTCCGTTATGACTCAAATACTGGGAATATTATTGTAATTTCTGCGATTGACAACCTTATAAAAGGTGCAGGAGGGCAAGCTGTTCAAAGTATGAATATTATGTTTGGATTTGAAGAAAATATGGGACTGGAATTTTTATCAATGTATATTTAA
- the argB gene encoding acetylglutamate kinase codes for MVSNLQKAKILVNALPYIKKYYGQTIVIKYGGSAMVDKTARKQFIKDVVLMKYIGINPVIVHGGGPEINEMLKKVGKESKFIAGNRVTDEETVEIVEMVLSGKVNKGIVADINKYGGKAIGISGKDDNMILVRQKYIEEKSENSKETKKIDIGFVGEIENINTEIIKVLEKSDYIPVISSIGTDKNGQTYNINADYVAGEIAGKLNADRMIFLTDVDGILLDYHDKQTLIDEIDVYHVNKLIEKGVISGGMLPKVNTCLKAIEKGVENVIILNGKLEHSLLLELFTEEGAGTLIKK; via the coding sequence ATGGTATCAAATTTACAGAAGGCTAAAATATTGGTAAATGCCTTGCCATATATAAAAAAATATTATGGGCAGACAATAGTTATAAAATATGGTGGAAGTGCCATGGTTGACAAAACTGCACGAAAACAGTTTATTAAAGATGTTGTACTTATGAAATACATTGGTATAAATCCTGTAATTGTACATGGTGGCGGTCCTGAAATTAATGAAATGCTAAAAAAAGTTGGGAAGGAAAGTAAATTTATCGCAGGAAATCGTGTAACTGATGAGGAAACTGTGGAGATTGTGGAAATGGTGCTTTCTGGGAAAGTAAATAAGGGAATTGTTGCGGATATTAATAAATATGGCGGGAAAGCTATTGGAATAAGTGGAAAAGATGATAATATGATTTTAGTTAGGCAAAAGTATATTGAGGAAAAAAGTGAAAATAGCAAGGAAACAAAGAAAATTGATATTGGATTTGTGGGGGAAATTGAAAATATTAATACTGAAATTATAAAGGTGCTTGAGAAAAGTGACTATATTCCAGTAATTTCGTCAATAGGAACTGATAAAAATGGACAGACTTATAATATAAATGCCGATTATGTGGCAGGGGAAATTGCGGGAAAATTAAATGCAGACAGAATGATATTTTTAACGGATGTCGATGGAATATTGCTTGATTATCACGATAAACAGACGCTTATTGATGAAATTGACGTTTATCACGTAAATAAATTAATTGAAAAAGGTGTAATTAGTGGGGGAATGCTACCTAAAGTGAATACTTGCCTAAAAGCCATTGAAAAAGGGGTGGAAAATGTGATTATTTTAAATGGGAAGCTGGAACATTCATTATTATTGGAGTTGTTTACAGAGGAAGGAGCTGGAACTTTAATAAAAAAATAA
- a CDS encoding bifunctional ornithine acetyltransferase/N-acetylglutamate synthase, whose translation MKIIKNGTITNVKGIKAAGIPAQLKKSGKKDLALIYSEKKAVSAAVFTKNLVKAAPIILNMENIKNENTQAIIVNSGNANSCTGETGLENAKKMTEFVANELGLKKEEILVQSTGIIGVQLDMEKIETGISKICKEISKDG comes from the coding sequence GTGAAAATAATAAAAAATGGGACAATTACTAATGTTAAAGGGATAAAGGCGGCAGGAATACCGGCACAGTTGAAAAAAAGCGGGAAAAAAGACTTGGCATTGATTTATAGCGAGAAAAAGGCAGTTTCGGCTGCAGTGTTTACAAAAAATCTTGTAAAAGCGGCTCCGATTATTTTAAATATGGAAAATATAAAAAATGAAAATACACAGGCGATTATTGTAAATAGCGGGAATGCTAATTCGTGTACTGGAGAAACTGGACTTGAAAATGCTAAAAAAATGACGGAATTTGTAGCAAATGAACTGGGACTCAAAAAAGAGGAGATTTTGGTGCAGTCTACTGGAATTATTGGAGTTCAGCTGGATATGGAAAAAATAGAAACTGGAATTAGTAAAATTTGTAAAGAGATATCGAAAGATGGATGA
- the thiE gene encoding thiamine phosphate synthase, producing MKLEDCKIYLVTNEKSCNGKDFYDCVERTIKGGVKIVQLREKNISAKEFYEKALKVKEVCKRYGVLFIINDRMDIAQAVKVDGVHLGQSDMPIEKAREILKDRFLIGATARNADEAVKAELLGADYIGSGAIFGTSTKDDAKKLEMEELKKIVESVKIPVFAIGGINTGNVNMLRNIGLQGVCAVSGILSEKNCRKAAEIMLRNFK from the coding sequence ATGAAATTAGAAGATTGTAAAATTTATTTGGTTACTAATGAAAAAAGCTGTAATGGAAAAGATTTTTATGATTGTGTAGAAAGGACCATTAAAGGCGGAGTAAAAATAGTTCAGTTAAGAGAGAAAAATATTTCTGCAAAAGAGTTTTATGAAAAAGCCTTGAAAGTAAAGGAAGTTTGTAAAAGATATGGAGTGCTGTTTATTATAAATGACAGGATGGATATAGCACAGGCTGTAAAAGTGGATGGGGTTCATTTAGGGCAATCTGATATGCCAATAGAAAAGGCGAGAGAAATTCTGAAAGACAGATTTTTGATCGGGGCAACGGCAAGAAATGCTGATGAAGCTGTAAAAGCTGAATTATTAGGTGCAGACTATATTGGCAGTGGAGCTATTTTTGGGACAAGTACAAAGGATGATGCAAAAAAATTGGAAATGGAGGAATTGAAAAAAATAGTTGAAAGTGTGAAAATTCCAGTTTTTGCAATAGGCGGAATAAATACTGGGAATGTAAATATGTTAAGAAATATTGGTTTGCAAGGAGTATGTGCGGTGTCGGGAATACTTTCGGAAAAAAATTGCAGAAAAGCAGCGGAAATAATGCTAAGAAATTTTAAATAA
- the argF gene encoding ornithine carbamoyltransferase — MLKGKSFLKLLDFTTEELQYLLDLAKKLKEDKKNKTEKKKLTGKNIALIFEKTSTRTRCAFEVAAYDQGANITYIGPSTSQINDKESIEDTAKVLGRFYDGIEYRGYGQDLVETLAKYSGVPVWNGLTTEFHPTQILADFLTILEKKGTLKGIKFAYLGDGKNNMASSLMIGAAKFGMDFTIVAPKEYFPDKELAETALKLAEENGGRVSFTDDRIGGVKDADVIYTDVWVSMGESYDVWDERINRLSYYQVNSDLVKHAKEDYLFMHCLPAFHDLNTKVAQEIEKKYGIKEMEVTDEVFRSKNSVVFDEAENRMHTIKAVMVATLGED; from the coding sequence ATGTTAAAAGGAAAATCATTTTTAAAATTATTAGACTTTACAACAGAAGAATTACAATATTTACTAGATTTGGCAAAAAAATTGAAGGAAGATAAGAAAAATAAGACTGAAAAGAAAAAATTGACTGGGAAAAATATTGCATTGATTTTTGAAAAGACTTCGACACGGACTAGATGTGCATTTGAAGTGGCGGCTTATGATCAAGGGGCAAATATTACTTATATCGGGCCTTCTACTTCGCAAATTAATGATAAGGAATCGATTGAAGATACTGCAAAGGTTTTGGGAAGATTTTATGATGGAATTGAGTATCGTGGGTATGGACAAGATTTGGTGGAAACATTGGCAAAGTATTCTGGTGTGCCTGTGTGGAATGGACTTACGACTGAGTTTCATCCGACACAGATTTTAGCGGATTTTTTGACTATTTTAGAGAAAAAGGGAACTTTGAAGGGAATTAAGTTTGCATATCTTGGAGATGGGAAAAATAATATGGCAAGTTCGCTTATGATTGGTGCAGCAAAATTTGGGATGGATTTTACAATTGTTGCTCCGAAAGAATATTTTCCAGATAAAGAATTGGCTGAAACTGCATTGAAACTGGCTGAAGAAAATGGAGGGCGTGTTTCATTTACGGATGATAGAATTGGTGGAGTTAAGGATGCAGATGTGATTTATACGGATGTCTGGGTGTCTATGGGAGAATCTTACGATGTCTGGGATGAGAGAATAAATAGACTTTCATATTATCAGGTAAATAGCGATCTTGTAAAACACGCAAAGGAGGACTATTTGTTTATGCATTGCCTTCCTGCATTTCATGACTTGAATACAAAAGTTGCACAGGAAATTGAAAAGAAGTACGGAATTAAGGAAATGGAAGTTACTGATGAAGTGTTCAGAAGCAAAAATTCCGTGGTGTTTGATGAGGCTGAAAATAGAATGCATACGATTAAGGCGGTTATGGTGGCAACTTTGGGGGAAGATTAA
- the thiD gene encoding bifunctional hydroxymethylpyrimidine kinase/phosphomethylpyrimidine kinase, with protein MKNVLSIAGSDSSAGAGIQADLKTFVANGVYEMTVITSITAQNPKEVRMVEDVSREMLKNQIETIFDVIKVDAVKIGMVNSKENGEIMYEKLLKYKAQNIVLDPVMIATSGSSLIIDETKDFLVNKLFKIANIITPNLDETKEIIKIILNNEKKNVENNLFVENIDSVEKMKTCGKIIADFTKKWVLIKGGHLSDSAVDILVNGEKTYVLEGKKISSENTHGTGCSLSSAIASNLAKGYSMLEAVKKAKKFVLFSLKNSVDFGEINGTVNQMGEIYKNIDIEKLY; from the coding sequence ATGAAAAATGTATTGTCGATAGCTGGTTCAGATAGCAGTGCTGGAGCAGGAATACAGGCGGATTTAAAAACTTTTGTTGCAAATGGAGTTTATGAAATGACAGTTATTACAAGCATAACTGCCCAAAATCCTAAGGAAGTAAGAATGGTGGAAGATGTTTCAAGAGAAATGTTGAAAAATCAAATAGAAACGATATTTGATGTTATAAAAGTTGACGCTGTAAAAATTGGGATGGTAAACAGTAAGGAAAATGGGGAGATAATGTATGAGAAGTTATTAAAATACAAAGCTCAAAATATAGTTCTTGATCCTGTGATGATAGCCACAAGTGGAAGTTCTTTAATAATAGATGAAACAAAGGACTTTTTAGTAAATAAATTGTTTAAAATTGCCAATATAATAACGCCTAACTTGGATGAAACGAAAGAGATTATAAAAATAATTTTAAATAATGAAAAGAAAAATGTAGAAAATAATTTGTTTGTGGAAAATATAGATAGCGTTGAAAAAATGAAAACTTGTGGAAAAATAATTGCAGATTTCACTAAAAAATGGGTGCTGATAAAAGGTGGACATCTTTCAGACAGTGCAGTGGATATTCTTGTAAATGGCGAAAAAACGTATGTTTTAGAAGGCAAGAAAATTTCTAGTGAAAATACGCACGGGACAGGTTGCAGCTTGTCTTCGGCTATTGCTTCAAATTTAGCTAAAGGATATTCTATGTTGGAAGCGGTGAAAAAGGCAAAAAAATTTGTGCTGTTTTCACTAAAAAATTCAGTAGATTTTGGAGAAATAAATGGAACAGTGAATCAAATGGGGGAAATATACAAAAATATTGATATAGAAAAACTTTACTAA
- a CDS encoding aspartate aminotransferase family protein has protein sequence MLLNVYSRYNVIFDKGEGSYIFDTEGKKYLDFVSGISVNCLGHASPVIINALTEQSKKLIHISNLYYSEPQLELAKKLTENSAMEKVFFTNSGTEAIELAVKIAHKYGNNLSYDENGNKIIDKTEIIYMKNSFHGRSTGALAITGQPKYQKPFEPLISNVTQCNFNDVKDLKAKVSEKTAAIILEPIQGESGLESATPEFMQVIKELSEKYNALVIFDEIQCGMGKTGKLFAYENFEIIPDIVTVAKSLGGGVPIGATLTKGKANDVLEPGDHGSTYGGNPLVCAVANAVLHELIDNKLVEKDVVEKGKYSLKKLEELKGKYNFIEEIRGKGLLLGIKFDETRVLGKDVVLKALENGLLLVGAGNNVVRFFPPFNVKTEEIDEAVSILSKVLETF, from the coding sequence ATGTTATTAAATGTGTATAGTCGATATAATGTAATTTTTGACAAGGGGGAAGGAAGCTATATTTTTGATACCGAAGGGAAGAAATATCTCGATTTTGTGTCGGGAATATCGGTAAACTGTCTGGGGCATGCAAGTCCAGTAATTATAAATGCTCTGACTGAACAAAGTAAAAAATTGATACATATTTCAAATCTTTATTACAGTGAGCCTCAATTAGAGCTGGCAAAAAAACTTACAGAAAACAGTGCAATGGAGAAAGTATTTTTTACGAACAGTGGAACAGAAGCAATTGAACTGGCAGTAAAAATTGCTCATAAATACGGTAATAATTTATCATATGATGAGAATGGAAATAAAATTATTGACAAAACTGAAATAATTTATATGAAAAATTCATTTCATGGACGTTCAACAGGAGCATTAGCAATAACAGGACAGCCTAAATACCAGAAGCCTTTTGAACCGTTGATTTCTAATGTTACACAATGTAATTTTAATGATGTAAAAGATTTGAAGGCAAAAGTGAGTGAAAAAACGGCAGCCATAATTTTGGAGCCAATTCAGGGAGAAAGTGGACTTGAAAGTGCAACACCTGAATTTATGCAGGTGATAAAGGAGTTGAGTGAAAAATATAATGCACTTGTGATTTTTGATGAAATTCAATGCGGGATGGGAAAAACTGGAAAATTGTTTGCTTATGAAAATTTTGAGATTATTCCAGATATTGTCACTGTGGCAAAATCGCTTGGTGGCGGCGTTCCAATTGGAGCAACTCTTACAAAGGGCAAGGCAAACGATGTTTTAGAGCCTGGGGATCATGGTTCGACTTATGGGGGGAATCCATTAGTCTGTGCTGTTGCAAATGCTGTTTTGCATGAGTTGATTGATAATAAATTGGTTGAAAAGGATGTTGTGGAAAAAGGGAAGTATTCTCTTAAAAAATTGGAAGAATTGAAGGGGAAATATAATTTTATTGAAGAAATTCGTGGAAAAGGGCTGCTTTTGGGAATAAAATTTGACGAAACCAGAGTCTTGGGAAAAGATGTTGTTTTAAAAGCATTGGAAAATGGTCTGCTGCTAGTTGGAGCTGGAAATAACGTTGTGAGATTTTTTCCGCCATTCAATGTGAAAACTGAAGAAATTGATGAAGCAGTATCAATATTGAGCAAAGTTTTGGAAACGTTTTAG
- the argJ gene encoding bifunctional glutamate N-acetyltransferase/amino-acid acetyltransferase ArgJ, whose protein sequence is MDDAAAAIMTTDTFTKQICAEIEIDGKTVTVAGMAKGSGMIHPNMATMLAFTVTDVNIEKSLLQKIFSEITDSTFNMISVDGDTSTNDMACVIANGASENKKIVDEKSEGYNKFKEALHFVNQELAKLIAKDGEGATKLIEVTVTGAKSKKDAQKVAKSVITSSLFKAAVFGEDPNWGRILCAVGYSEAELIVDKVNIFLGNDINALQKGVQVAKNGMGIEFDNEKAVKILKNEKVEILIELNDGEFSSTAWGCDLSYDYVKINAEYHT, encoded by the coding sequence ATGGATGATGCAGCGGCGGCAATTATGACAACGGACACTTTTACAAAACAAATTTGTGCAGAAATTGAAATAGATGGAAAAACAGTAACGGTTGCAGGAATGGCAAAAGGTTCTGGAATGATACACCCAAATATGGCTACAATGCTCGCTTTTACAGTAACGGACGTAAATATTGAAAAATCGTTGCTGCAAAAAATATTTTCCGAAATTACAGACAGCACATTTAATATGATTTCGGTTGACGGAGATACAAGTACAAATGATATGGCTTGTGTTATTGCTAATGGAGCTTCTGAAAATAAAAAAATTGTAGATGAAAAGTCTGAAGGATACAATAAATTTAAAGAGGCGCTTCATTTTGTGAATCAGGAGCTGGCAAAGTTGATTGCAAAAGACGGGGAAGGGGCGACAAAATTAATTGAAGTTACTGTAACTGGGGCAAAAAGTAAAAAAGATGCACAAAAGGTTGCAAAATCGGTAATAACTTCGAGTCTTTTCAAAGCGGCTGTATTTGGGGAAGATCCGAACTGGGGAAGAATCCTTTGTGCTGTGGGTTATTCTGAAGCGGAACTTATTGTTGATAAAGTAAATATTTTTCTTGGAAATGATATTAATGCTTTACAAAAAGGAGTTCAAGTTGCAAAAAATGGCATGGGAATAGAATTTGACAATGAAAAAGCTGTTAAAATTTTGAAAAATGAGAAAGTTGAAATTTTGATTGAACTGAATGACGGGGAGTTTTCTTCGACTGCGTGGGGATGTGACTTGAGTTATGATTACGTGAAAATAAATGCTGAATATCATACATAA